Genomic DNA from Etheostoma cragini isolate CJK2018 chromosome 7, CSU_Ecrag_1.0, whole genome shotgun sequence:
GTCTTCTGTCCCTCCTGTAGCACTTTGGGTATCACGTAAATGATGAGTTTCCAGCTCATCTATACCTCAAGCTCTTTAGCATCAAAGTACTGCAGGTACTGCTGAGGGAGGACTTCGTTGAAGCCTTCAAAGAAAGCCTGCGTCTGCTCTTCCACTCCTCTGGACATCCTCCACTCTGCTACCAGTCTGCGTGGCAAGAGACAGCaagcaagcacaaacacacacacacaaatattacacTCAATCTCATTAAACTCACACCACAAAAACtacattaaagctatagtgcgtagtttctgtctccccatgaggaattctaattaatgacaacaacactgttgttgcatccacCTGACCCAAGTCATCGTacctcccccacccccttctCCACGCTgttgctagtaaccaaggaAAACATGATAGACTCCTTAGAAGAGGTAGGGATCTTCAAGATTTAAGGTTATGCATACACCAAACAGTTCAGGCATATAAGAATTATTGTGCAGGCTCTTTAAGTCAAGCCCACTAGACAAGTAAAGAAAtgacacaaacgcacacacggacgcgcacacacacgctctccTAAGGTAAATTTATCAGTGACAACTATGGGGGATATTGCATTTGTCACTAGAATAAACATTGCAAATATTGCACAGTAGATTGAAGCAGTGAAAATGCTCTCTGCTCTTTTCTGGCATcgctgtgtgtattttgtgtccATGAAAGAAAGCTTAGTCCCAATAATCCTGACTTTACTTAAGCACACAAAGTCGCCGGACTACAACgttttctaaacatagccatactgagaaatacaaagagtTCTGTTGGGCCAATAGGCTTAATTGGATATGTATTAataagctttgtatcaactcacatggtaatggcttgaatgtaacagatgtctattcatttaaaatagtgttaaagtTAGTGTGCGACTGAGGTTCACTATGTGCTTAATTTCAGGCAATAAAACTGCATTCTAACCTATGAACGTGCATAAAGAATTCAAACCAACCTGACATTATTGACCTGAATTAGTATATACCAAATTAAAAAGGCATTattgaaaatgacaataatccACCTGATGTACTCCTCCTTGTTCTCCTCAGTGACTGGAAGGTCTCCTCCGTTAGGTTTCAGCTCGTGGGTGGAGATTTCCCCCAGGATCTCTTTGTCAACAGAGAAGTACATCTCCAGTCCACACTCCTCGATGTTGTTATCCCTAAAGAGTagtacacacatttacagcacaACTCTTCCAGCACTGAACGTCATCcattcatactgtacatcttacactaaaaaaaaaaatggttgaaaaCGACATGGCAGACTCACAGTGTGTTGGTTAAAATTTAACAAGTTGCGGAAATGTGAAGAATTGGAGCAGCGGGGGCAACCAAACTAAAGATATTGCTAGTGTTTAGTGGTATTCTACATACTACTGTAACATGATCTGCTATAGAAGTGATTGGAACTTAGGTCTTAAATACTTCTTTAACAATTGTAACCAGTTATGTTGAGTTCAGATTGGACTTACTGACAATGACTGTGCAATTAAAAACAGTTGGCCCACAAAGCAAAATCTAATATTTTTAGAGCatttcaaaacatgtttaaagacCTAATCCTCTTAATGCTTTAAAGTGATCTATTGTGTGTGCTGTCATCATTGCGGACTCCTCTTACCGTGCCTCTTGTTTATTATAGCTGGCTTCTTGGAGGCACTACTGCTACTAGACATCCTTTTAAGAAAAGCTTCTTAGGGTTTTCCTGGGAAATTGGTTAGCATAGATGCTAAGCTCTAATCGCACCTAATTATTTTATCGGTGATTTTAGATAGTAAACAAGCTGACATTTGACAGAACTACAAAATTAGAGagatatattgttttttagttaATTTTCTGGTTTTCTGGTAATTTCAGATTTATATGACCAGTCCCTGTATTCTGGAAGCTGGAGCCAAGAACTGtaagcttttctttaaatgtcacacatttaattaatttaggGCCTACTtacattaaaaatcaatgtcAGTCTAACTTAAAACTGACTTCAACTCAATGCAGACCATATTGGGTAGAAGTTGTGTCCAGTTGAAGACATCAAACTTAAACGATGATCTTCCCTGTTTTTGTTGCCGATGTGTACATTCCTCCTGatgcaaatttaaaaacttCACTACAGGAATGcattactgtttttgttaaagggACTAACCAATGCATTTCATTGTGCAACCTTGCGTTGTACAATGACAACAAATGAAActggattaaataaaaaaggtttccaTAATAAAGtttcgctttgccagacccttaTCCAAAGCAAGCGGGAGGACAGTCTGGTGACTCCACATGGCATTCAAGAATGGAAGGAAgacttgctctggtttattggcatttctttaaacgtATCAGTGAAAAACGGCAGATTTTGTGGCGGCAATAGAGAATCCCGGATATGGAACATCAATAATATGGACTAATTTAATGTAACTTGCTCTTAAAGTTAACTAGCACATCTCTCAAACTGCTGTCCACGTAGCTCTGTATGCTTACTTGATCCACATAAGAGAATTGTAGAACTCCTCGTCTATCGACTCCAGATCTTTGAGGGCCAATGGCTTGTTTAGGATGCGCTTGTAAAAAGGCAATGAGAAACCAGTGTCGATGAACTTGCCATGGAAAAGAGCCTGAGGGACAGAAACAAACGCCGCTTACTTGTTGTACAGTGTACAGTGCAAAACCCTTACTACTCTTACAGTTGTCTTTCTGGCCATAATAACTGATATAAACAAACAACTAACCATGGCAATGAAGCGTCCTATGAACTTAAAATACTTGAGGTGGTCTGGGTTGATGTAGGAGGCAGGGTTGATCTGGAGACAGTAGTTATCTTTACCGGCATACTCAAACAGGCAGTACATGGGGTTCAGAACTTCATGGGACAACAGGAAGAACCACTCCCTGTAAAAAGAGGAAACCACAGAAATGAGACAAGAGCCACATAGCTAACCAGCCATCAGCTTGCTACCTAAAGATACATAttaaaaagtaggaaaaaaaaatgtaatttagtgTAGATTTACATAAACAGTGTAAACTTATACAAGAAATTCTGCAAATGGATCAGGTAAACTGCAAATATCAGACATCCGAAACATATTCAACAAAAGTCCACTAATGAGCCAAAAGTAGGaatacatttcagaaaaatcatttaacaaaaatcctccttaaaaaaaatatctaatagAGATTTCTGTTGTAGAGGTTGTGGTAAAGACAAACATTACCTAAGAATTTAGTAGCAAAAACACTCTAAATCAGTGGTTACAAAAATATCCAAATAATTAATGAGGACCAAAGCAACTACAATAAACACTTAGTTATTGAAACACAATAACACTTTATCTACTACGTGCACGTACACATTTACAACCATGTATGCTGAGCAATTTTAACTACCTGGCCACGCCTCCGTAGTCAAGGCCTTCTTCTCCAGGGAAGATGATCCATAGTCTCCTTCGCAGATCCTGAGCATTGAAGCTCATTATCTAAAATAGAAACAAGGTATTGATATATAGGTGGTGCTGTCACTGTATTACAAcagtaaaaaaggttttatgcaGTCAGCCAAGTCACGCATGGTTGCCGCAAAACAGTCTGGTTGTTCAGACCGATTGATGGCGCAGCGGTCAGAGCAGCTCCAAGAATAGAGCTCCTCTCTTCTTCTAATCATCACAACGCAGAGTCCCTGTTTTACAATACCTTGGAGGTGCACAGCCACCCAGGCTGATTGGGAATCAAGATTTTCATTCAACGTTTGTGCCAAAGCAacggagaaaaactgtaaagtgCAAAATGGTGCACGCAACAGGTCTGGTTCATTACTGTggtaaagaaaatgtatctgcTTCTTAATTCACTCCCTGCACTTCCCCTCTGTCATTGTGACAGTGTTAGCTAGACATTAGCTATGTTCAGCCCAGCCAAATAAGTAACTTTGAAAATATTGCACAACTACACCCCTATCCCTGTAGCATTAACTATGTACCATTCTAAAATGCAGTGTTATTGACAAAGGTTAAAACGTTGACATATTAACATTTTTTGGAGATAAAATACACAGATTATAAATTCCCCTATGAAAGTATAACGACAGAGACAACATCACTTTAACTACAGGTATAGTAGGCACATCGTCTAAATACTAGACAAGGGAATGATTGGAGTGGTAAAGCAAATTTTCCCAGAGTTCAGTGAGCTCTGTGTGACTGCGTGGGCCACTTTACCTGCTGGAAGGAGTCCTCAAACAAGGTTTTTCTGCTTACGGTGATCTTGATGTGTTGAGGCAATGACAGTTGCTGGAGAAAAGGGGCAAATGTCAGAAACATTAAGTGGTCAAATGTGCTTTCGGCTGTGacatgaaaacacattgttATCGCACAGGCACCTTGATCGGACTGGATTTGTGTGCCACAACTCTTACCTGGCACCAGAATCTGAAGTACTGTACTTTGGCTTTAAAGTCTCGAACGTAGGTGATCTGAGGTCCGTTTTCACTAGAGGGGGAAAAGAAGCACACACTCTCAGTGTGTAACAAGAATGGAATGCACCATTGGAACCAGAGCATAGAAATTACTCTCAAGTCACGTTATACACAAAATGATATTAACATGACTCAACTAAGGGTGTTTCACCTGTGGGAATGACAAACAAAACTGTAAGAACCTAGGTGGCCCATTAGTCATACCAGGATACTACGTCACGAGTTCTTACATAGAGAGGGATTTCAGAGTAAGTGACTCATTCTGCATAAACCTAGAAGAACAGAGCTAGCTAGTGCGGTATGTTCAATAAGGTTAGTGTCAAATAAGAAGCTAATACAAGTACAATTCTTTGGGTTGATTGAAATAATCTGAAAGAGAATTAAACCCCTATTTGCATCaactaaatgttttgtcttAACACCAGCttttagttcatttttaaaagttcaTTCATAACAATGGCTCAAGCACTCTATGGTTTTCTCTGAGTGGAAACACACATCACTCATTCATCTCTGGCATGCAGAAGTGCAGGAATGACTAAAGCCAGAATGTTAGACACTCTGCCGCAACAAGATGTTTTCAAGGTCTAATAGTTACATGGTATGGAGCTAGTAGTATAtgtgttttacaatttttttcccccccatcacctaaaaagaaaactacagtaATAATCCATTCAATTTATTCAATCATCCCAGTTATTTAGTGACACTGTAATAATTTAACTTTCTGTTTATGTACCCACTCCCTCTAAACTTGTCTGGATTATTCCAAAACCAGTGGTTGTAAACTGTGCTAGAACGTggttaattattattttttttataatagatGCTAGTTATTATCAACTTGTCAGCAAAGCTTACTTGATGCTCCTTTAAGTTACAAAGTAATGCTGCTGTGCGATTCTTGAGTCtcaacattttaagaaaacttAATGGTGTATGAGGACATACAGTGAGGATTTCCCAGAGCGAGGGTCAATGTAGGTGGTTGTTCTTCTGTTGTGGTCTACGAAGTAGGGAATGCCATCTACAGTGAACCTCATCTCCCAGCCCTCTGGAAGTGGCTTCTCATTCAGCACACTAAAACAATGAAtaggattattattttttatttctaaaatcatACAGCAAACAAATGACTGGCATGTGCAAGTATAATGCTAAAGGCACAATTTTCATCTGATTAGCAGGTTATCTGAATGGACAGCAGTGAACATGCAAACTAACCCCTGTGTTCGTGGGTCCTCCCACTGTGTTGTACGTGTAGAATGATGTACAAAATAAACTCTGCCATTCGTGTCTGTTCTCTTCTCTGAAAAGACAGTaacaaaacagattaaaaaacaacaacaattagacaattatgcaacttgtatgcacaaaaaaagtgtcaatttAGGTTGCCCACTAAgtcattttacttaaataatttGAGGTTTGGAGGGATTCTAGGATTTTCCCACAGCCCCTGTAGTAGCCTTACTTTATGTACTTAATTATCCCCACTGTGTATTGAAATAAAGTACTTCCTGTTGtatgtttgttatattttaccatttaaagTGAGACTGGACACCAACTACTCGATTTGTAAAACAAGGTACATTCTCCTGCGTTGCATGTTGTTATGAATATTCTATAACAGTTTAGCAGAATGATATTCAATGTCAAACATCTGGAGGTATCATTGTGTATTAACAGTAGACCGCTCTGAAGCAAACGGCAATTCTGAGTTACACAGTTGCTGGAACTCACTGTTGGAAGCTACTTatcttaaaacacacaacaactcCTTGACTAAGTTCTTAAAGGAAAGGTAATACGGTATTTTGGCCCAATTAGTAAACAGGAATACAATCTCAGTGAAGTCTTAGCAATCAAATAAATGGTGAATGTAAACTGTAGCAGGTTAAATGATGCCTGTGTATTTAAGACAGTCTTACCCCATCCATGTGGCAGAGGCCCAAGAGGATCAAAATCCTTATTCTGAGTGGCTGAGCCCTGGTCTTGTAGCTGCACAACAAAGAATCAGACTCATTTATGTGAATAAAAAGTACTTAAAGGACAACTACAATGTGTTGTGAGTTGatatacaaacaaataaaatggagTTACTTTGGTTGTAGGAACATATGAGAGAGAAGTCAGatttaataacaaatataaCGGTTTAAATGCCCTTCTAGGGACGGGCATTGGAAATTATCAATAGCTATAAATGCTGTGAGGCTTTACATGGGAGATGTTTACCACAAATGCCTATGTTGCAGCATCTTTTcctattcaaaaataaatacttaactTAAACTAGAACCGTGGTTAACTTATTAACAGTAACTCGGTTACACTGTGCATTGATAGCAGTACATGTATTCTCTCACAATAAAGCGGAAGTCTCACCCCGAATATGAACCTCTGGTTGAACTGCTGCATGGCGCCCTGTAGCTGGCTGCGCTGGTGCTGCCACTGCTCGTAGTTACGCACCGTCTCCATTGTGGGCCGCTGCCACGTGGTGGTTCGCGTCATGTGATCGACAAAGTAGACCCGCCCCATCTGGTCGACACGACGTTCCCAGCTGAAAACAAATGACACGAGGAGGGAACTGCGTGAGAGTGAGTAAGGGTAGACTTGCTAAAAACATAAGCATCTCAAAatcattatgaaatatttaaagcaattactCCAGCTCAGtgattttaaatctaaatagtTACTGGAGTTAAAGAATCTAAATTTTGTATAAAACGTGTACAATACGTAGAACTAAGATATCTGATATTCAGTCATGtatagaaagagaaaaaaagagcaaacatgttaaaaaaagtaggGTTAAAATATGGTGCTATGGTAAACACAATCCATTGGATCTGCATTATCCAACTGGTTGGGagagaataaaacaaagcaaatgatCAATGTGGTAGATGAACAGGGCACAGGAGCCGACCGTGTGCTGCTCTTAGCAAATTACCCAAGGCAGACtgccaaagaaagaaaaatacagaggCCTCAGTGATGGGACTTTTGCAGCATTTTAATATCTGCAGGGTTTGCACCTCACTCCTCTGTAGCATTTGAAGAGACTGTCCTAACACGACAAACTGCCTGTAGAATTATATTTGTAAAGCAGTTATAAAAAAGGTACCCTGTGGCATTTCCTTGTAGACAAACCATTAATGTTTGCATTTAGTTTCTTGGCATGTTACTGCCGCCAACTGCATGAACCTGTCACCCTCATGACATGTGCATCCTTGTGCTCGAGCAATTAGAGCACAAGATGCAAACAAGACTCCACAGGTAGTTACTCATCAGAGGCAATACTGTCTTTCTGCCAGTATCTTTGCCAATTCATTCGGATGAGGAGGTGTGGCAAAACTGCTAGTTAGATGATTTGTGTGGGAACATATCAGCAGTTACTGTAATTCATAAATGCAATGCAAACATTGACTTGACATAACATTGATGATGGGCTATAGGTAAGGTCCCCACCCACAGGTACAGTTAAGCTTAAGGATTCACAGTACCTTCCACATGTACAtatgtttaacatttataaATAGTGTACatcataaatatacagtaattgtATTAGGgggccccctctctctcttacagctaaaatgttttttgggatAAAAAGGTTGAAGACCACTGCTTTCAACTAAAGCACTATGTgtcttgtaaaaaataaatcaaaagcgAAGCACTTGTTACCCCGGGGGAAGTGGTTCAGGGCGTTCCCACGTTGTTCTCTTTTCCACGTGATCGACAAAATACAACCTGCCGTTCTGATCCACCCTCTGCTCCCACCTAGATAAAAGAACGGCAGTAGAAATGTAGGGCATTAGGTAATGGTGCTCGGCCCCAGCCATTTAGATGATGTATGGATTGAAAACAGCTATCACAACATGAGTCATGCCGCTACATGAGCTATTAAAAAGCCAGGGAAGGTCATGAAGTCACAATGACGTCCCTGAACCAGCTCAAAAGGTATTTAAGGAATAATAGCCTTACTGAAACCCAAGAGAGAGACAACAAGAAAAGGCTGAATTAGTCACTACCACAGTAATGTTCAGCCACATCGGTGTTGTTTTCTACAGACAAAAAAGGTAACATGTCACCTTTGtctagtaataataatatgccATGTCTCAAAAGTCTCAAAGcctctctcttccctcacaTTTTTCACTTGCCTGCTCCCACAGATGGTGCGTTTTGTCTTTAGATATTGTCCTACAGATCATTAGTGGTTTGATGTGATATCTAAACCAAACCAACATGTAGGCCCACAGTCTTCATTGCTGTCCTCGCACTCAAACACTCTATTGCTCTAAATGTGCACACACTCCATTTATCCATACATGGCTtctaattttctattttttgctcAAAGATGACCCATTTCTTTGCAACACACTAATCCTCCTTTGAGTGATTAATGAATTTGTTCACTTCTTGAACTTTCTGTtgatgaaatttgttttttgccGCTTGTCCTCCTGTCTTTctcctgtgtttctttgtctctaCAAGGCTTGTTTGACTTTGGCACCGTAAGACTAATGGTCAGTGGAAGATTGGGAGATCAGATATTACTGATCAGTCATTTATGTTTATGACACAACAATATTGTATAAGTGACATTTGTGTCAAACATTTTAAGTATACTTTATCTAAAACAAGCTATCTCTCAGTTCTTCTGCAAATATTGCAAAAAGAGAGCTAACCCAGGGGGCAACGGCACAGCGTTGACAGCGGGGACTCTTGGGATGACAGCGGGGTTGATGCTGCTGGCCGGCTGTCTGGTTGCAGCAGCTCCAGAGCTGGAGGCCGGTGTGGAGTTTGTGTCTGAGCCTGTCGATGGATCTGATTCTGGGGCTGGTGAGGGTGCCGAGGCTGGTGTCCGTACTGGTGTATCAGAACCAGACTGACTATCGCTGCCATCAGCTGGTGCAGAGCCATTACTGGATGGTGCTGAGAAAATATGACATCACTGAGAGTTAACGAAGAAGAGCACTTTAAGTTGAAAAGTAGGCTTGTTTGAGATGAGCCGGGCCTGCACATAATCAATCACCGGCGATCGccgcccaatgcatgctggttaGATATGCGTCAGACTTGCTGACATCTTTGATAACATCTTAATAAATTGGACCTTACAGGATAAAAGTGTTTCTTCGACTTCCTGTTTAGACTGAACGCTGATGGAAACAGATGTAAACTGTCATTCTTGACTGCGGATTTTTTGTCACCGGCCCCAGCTGCCGCTGCCTGCTCTCATCCACTTTACAGatgaggcgcagttcatcttgAACAAGCCTAGTGTCTAGAACAGATCTATGTGAAAAGAAACTTCCGGCAGTAAATGTCTGACCTGGTGAAGAGGTGGGTCTACGTGGGGTTGGAGGAGGAGGTCTGGAGGGCCTGGGTGGTCGCAGAGGCCTTGAGCCCCCTGATGACACTGAAGGAGAGCCTGTGCTGTTAGCTGACCTCTGGCCACTGGGAGAAGACCTGTGCTCTACAGCATCCACAGCTGGGGAGCTATCCCGACTCCGCCTGTGAGGAGGAAGGATCGACAGAGATAAGgtacccaaaaaaaaaaagaaagaaaaaaaaggaatgtgatGCTACTGAATCTGAATGaaggaaacacagaaaacaaaatctaCTGTACCTTATGACATGATCCCCATTGGGTTGCGATGACTCCCCATTTGATGTACCtaaagtaaaaaacacacaacataaatgAAGTATGTGAAGAATAACAattttttacagttgaaatgacaaataaacCACAACTTGCAATGCAAGATGATGTAAACTCAGTTTAGCTTGTGTTTCTTGTGAGACTCACTGTGATGGTCGGCTTCGGCCGCGGCAAACATCTCGGCGTTGACCGTCATGCCGtccaggcagacagacaggtctcCAACCACATCGGACAtttctctgtctgcacacagcTGCAAGGTCTGCACCACCTCCGAGACTACATtgagacaacaaaaatataagatGGTCCGAGTAAGAGCATGATAACTGAAATACATTGTCTGgccattacaaaaacacaggcaTAGCTTGAGCCAATCAGTGACAGATGGATAAGCCCTTTAAACTTCAACAAAGTCAAACCATCGAAATAAAGTGGAAGCTCAAAAATAGTAGTTTCCTTTAGGAAACCAAATGGGGCCTTCGCCAAAACCATCCCCTATCTCCCAATGAAAATGACTGTGTGTATCAGCTCCGTGATTCCAATGTGCTCCAAATGTAaagggttcttccttggccaaatgctacacccttccaccaagtttctTTAATTTGGGCAAGTAGATTTTACATAATTCTCCTGTCAAACCAAACCGAAAAAATAACCTCCTTGGTGGAGGTAACTTAAAGTGGTTATATGTAACTTCCAGTACGTGTTCCAGTGCTGACATATAACCACATCACGCAATCTGaagtttttttatgaatgaaaaacatACCTAAGGACTAAGGTATTGAATCAGTTACAATACCGTAGTTACAATACCGTAGCTATCTCTATCTGTTGAAAGCCTGACCAGGTGTGACTCGGATTTTGCCCGTTGTCTTTCACTTTTCCTCTGAGTTTTTAGTTGTTCCtcgtttaatttccttctttcctgtgaCAGCCCTGCCCCAGTATTGGCCATAtctacagcagataacttctaaaataaaatgtccttcTACCTAccgtaaatcattttgtgactttccAGGACAAATTGGACCCAGGCAGAGGCATTGataaaaactatacaaaaaTAGCATTCTTTTCAgtgttagtcttgtttgcttTTGCAGATCATTTATAATCATTAGATGGAACATTACCGTTTCAGAAGTACAAGTTACATAAAGTCACTTTATGTCACATATTATTGGCCTATAATGTGTCACATCCTGCTAACTTAAGAATCACAGAAACTAAAAAGTTGATTGTATATTTTCCGTGTCACCAATGTACAACGATACCAGTAGTATTTTACGTGGCTCAGTGATTAGACGgtttaaattatgaaaataaaaaggaacacCACAATATTGTAAgatctgctgttttttttcaggctgAATGTTGTTCTTGTTTGGATAATCAAAAAAATCTCAGatctaaaaaaagtgatttgtaCCTAGAGTCCCTGGTCATTAGCACTGCAGGACAAGGTCCATGCATAAAAAATGATCAGACAGAGGACTGGATGGTCTTTATGAGAAACAAGCCAAAGATAATCAGCCCAAAAATCCCAAAAGGGCAAAAAACGGGATGACGAAAAACAGCAGCCTCTTTCAGGAATGTTAAATGGAGTGCCTTATGGATTCATTTTCTTATTACTCTGAAAACATCATGTAAACCACATCTATAACCACATctgtaaatacttttttagGTTTGCAGGTTTAATACACTGTATTATAGGTTTGTCGGATTTTTAGGCCTTGACAGACCCAAACTGATTTATTATACCAAATATTTTTCATATGGCAGTTGCGACAGCAGTTTATAATAAATGTGTAGCTGGTGGTAATAAGCAGGACTagttatacaaaaataaataaataattttaaaaaaggggaAGCTTTCAAGGGGAAAACCAAGGAAACCCCCCATACACTatgaaagaaaccaaaacaaaataaagatcgTATTGGAAAAAGATTTTCCACAaacactgtgaaaaaaacaatgtttgaatTAATGTAACCTGGCCCTCCAGCTCTGAGTACTAATCTACCTACACAATTTCATAATGACACATGATGTCTTTGTACACACTGCAGGTCTCTGAGATCAAACTGAGTTTGGCCTTGTATCATTAATCTTGGTTTAGTTGGAAGTGGAGAAGAGTCAGCAAGGGTTGGGTTAGTCTTAACAACTGTACACATCCTCTGGACAGATTGTTGAAACTGGCCCACACTTATCCAGGagaatttcaaataaaaatgcatttctaaAACATTGCTTGCAAAATGAAAATCCAGGatgaaaatgtatcttaataCAATCAACAAGAGAGGAATGTTTGTACATTTCAGACGGCAGGTAACCAAATATTTCTGAAATAGTCTTTTAATGGATTTCATCTGGGACCAATGTTTGCCTTATTACACATCTctaaacatacagtaacacAGAGTGTGTATGTTAAGGAAAAGTCAGTGATTTCcagcacagatgcacacacacaggtcatcCTGAGGGAATTGCTCAAATTGTTGTGAGAGAAAACAGTGAGGACAATagtacagatgtgtgtgtgtgtgtgtgtgtgtgtgtgtgtgtgtgagatacacTCACTTGTCATGTCGTTGGACTTGAGCGTGTCACTGACGTCCAGCGTGGCCATGCCTAGCAACACGTCTGACTTCAGTGTCTGGTGGCTCCAGACGCGAAACACTAGTTTGCTGAATGGAGTCACAATCCTGTTGACGCAAACAATTCATTTGATACGCGCTAAGCATTGATACTTTTGAAAGACAGATGTCCACCAACGACTTCCAGGGTCAGTGGGCTTTCAGTGAGCAcaactttctctttttcagcaGGAAACTTTTTATCTGGTATTCTCTTAATAATTtactaaaaacttaaaaataataaggTACTAGC
This window encodes:
- the itchb gene encoding itchy E3 ubiquitin protein ligase b isoform X1 — translated: MASGVTKPSTSNGLPMKAQLQIIVLSAKLKENKKNWFGPSPYVEVTVDGQSKKTEKCNNTHSPKWKQPLTVIVTPFSKLVFRVWSHQTLKSDVLLGMATLDVSDTLKSNDMTISEVVQTLQLCADREMSDVVGDLSVCLDGMTVNAEMFAAAEADHHSTSNGESSQPNGDHVIRRSRDSSPAVDAVEHRSSPSGQRSANSTGSPSVSSGGSRPLRPPRPSRPPPPTPRRPTSSPAPSSNGSAPADGSDSQSGSDTPVRTPASAPSPAPESDPSTGSDTNSTPASSSGAAATRQPASSINPAVIPRVPAVNAVPLPPGWEQRVDQNGRLYFVDHVEKRTTWERPEPLPPGWERRVDQMGRVYFVDHMTRTTTWQRPTMETVRNYEQWQHQRSQLQGAMQQFNQRFIFGLQDQGSATQNKDFDPLGPLPHGWEKRTDTNGRVYFVHHSTRTTQWEDPRTQGVLNEKPLPEGWEMRFTVDGIPYFVDHNRRTTTYIDPRSGKSSLENGPQITYVRDFKAKVQYFRFWCQQLSLPQHIKITVSRKTLFEDSFQQIMSFNAQDLRRRLWIIFPGEEGLDYGGVAREWFFLLSHEVLNPMYCLFEYAGKDNYCLQINPASYINPDHLKYFKFIGRFIAMALFHGKFIDTGFSLPFYKRILNKPLALKDLESIDEEFYNSLMWIKDNNIEECGLEMYFSVDKEILGEISTHELKPNGGDLPVTEENKEEYIRLVAEWRMSRGVEEQTQAFFEGFNEVLPQQYLQYFDAKELEVMLCGMQEIDLADWQRNTIYRHYARSSKQIVWFWQFIKEMDNEKRMRLLQFVTGTCRLPVGGFADLLGSNGPQKFCLEKVGKENWLPRSHTCFNRLDLPPYKSYEQLKEKLMFAIEETEGFGQE
- the itchb gene encoding itchy E3 ubiquitin protein ligase b isoform X2, producing the protein MASGVTKPSTSNGLPMKAQLQIIVLSAKLKENKKNWFGPSPYVEVTVDGQSKKTEKCNNTHSPKWKQPLTVIVTPFSKLVFRVWSHQTLKSDVLLGMATLDVSDTLKSNDMTISEVVQTLQLCADREMSDVVGDLSVCLDGMTVNAEMFAAAEADHHSTSNGESSQPNGDHVIRRSRDSSPAVDAVEHRSSPSGQRSANSTGSPSVSSGGSRPLRPPRPSRPPPPTPRRPTSSPAPSSNGSAPADGSDSQSGSDTPVRTPASAPSPAPESDPSTGSDTNSTPASSSGAAATRQPASSINPAVIPRVPAVNAVPLPPGWERRVDQMGRVYFVDHMTRTTTWQRPTMETVRNYEQWQHQRSQLQGAMQQFNQRFIFGLQDQGSATQNKDFDPLGPLPHGWEKRTDTNGRVYFVHHSTRTTQWEDPRTQGVLNEKPLPEGWEMRFTVDGIPYFVDHNRRTTTYIDPRSGKSSLENGPQITYVRDFKAKVQYFRFWCQQLSLPQHIKITVSRKTLFEDSFQQIMSFNAQDLRRRLWIIFPGEEGLDYGGVAREWFFLLSHEVLNPMYCLFEYAGKDNYCLQINPASYINPDHLKYFKFIGRFIAMALFHGKFIDTGFSLPFYKRILNKPLALKDLESIDEEFYNSLMWIKDNNIEECGLEMYFSVDKEILGEISTHELKPNGGDLPVTEENKEEYIRLVAEWRMSRGVEEQTQAFFEGFNEVLPQQYLQYFDAKELEVMLCGMQEIDLADWQRNTIYRHYARSSKQIVWFWQFIKEMDNEKRMRLLQFVTGTCRLPVGGFADLLGSNGPQKFCLEKVGKENWLPRSHTCFNRLDLPPYKSYEQLKEKLMFAIEETEGFGQE
- the itchb gene encoding itchy E3 ubiquitin protein ligase b isoform X3 codes for the protein MATLDVSDTLKSNDMTISEVVQTLQLCADREMSDVVGDLSVCLDGMTVNAEMFAAAEADHHSTSNGESSQPNGDHVIRRSRDSSPAVDAVEHRSSPSGQRSANSTGSPSVSSGGSRPLRPPRPSRPPPPTPRRPTSSPAPSSNGSAPADGSDSQSGSDTPVRTPASAPSPAPESDPSTGSDTNSTPASSSGAAATRQPASSINPAVIPRVPAVNAVPLPPGWEQRVDQNGRLYFVDHVEKRTTWERPEPLPPGWERRVDQMGRVYFVDHMTRTTTWQRPTMETVRNYEQWQHQRSQLQGAMQQFNQRFIFGLQDQGSATQNKDFDPLGPLPHGWEKRTDTNGRVYFVHHSTRTTQWEDPRTQGVLNEKPLPEGWEMRFTVDGIPYFVDHNRRTTTYIDPRSGKSSLENGPQITYVRDFKAKVQYFRFWCQQLSLPQHIKITVSRKTLFEDSFQQIMSFNAQDLRRRLWIIFPGEEGLDYGGVAREWFFLLSHEVLNPMYCLFEYAGKDNYCLQINPASYINPDHLKYFKFIGRFIAMALFHGKFIDTGFSLPFYKRILNKPLALKDLESIDEEFYNSLMWIKDNNIEECGLEMYFSVDKEILGEISTHELKPNGGDLPVTEENKEEYIRLVAEWRMSRGVEEQTQAFFEGFNEVLPQQYLQYFDAKELEVMLCGMQEIDLADWQRNTIYRHYARSSKQIVWFWQFIKEMDNEKRMRLLQFVTGTCRLPVGGFADLLGSNGPQKFCLEKVGKENWLPRSHTCFNRLDLPPYKSYEQLKEKLMFAIEETEGFGQE